AAGATAATAATGGCAATTCCTAAGCCCATAAACGAACTCAAAAATCCAAATAGCGGAATGAAAATAAACTTATTTATCCAACCAAAAATACCCCAGCCCAGCGGTATGATTTTGTCAAATCCTCTATCGCATTCTTTCAACGTTTTGTAATCTGTTGGCCCGAAGTACCAATTCATTTTATAATCTAACTCTCCATTCGTAGCTATTAAAGGAAGATTAGCTCTAAATTGTTTGGTATAAGTGGTGTCAATTTTTTCGTCGTTTACTAAATTGTTAGAATGCAATTTTGAAGTAGCAAAGGGTGTTTTAGTGGCCAAAATGGTAGAGAAGAAATGTTGTTTGAATGCTACAAAAGTAACTTTCTCCGGAGTTTCTTCTTTATCTTTCCCCTGCCCTACATAGTTGTCTTTTCCTTCTTCATATTCATAACGAATGTCGGCATAACGGTTTTCATATGTAATACTTTTTTCGTTGCGGTAGGTTTTCATGTCCCATTGCAAATCGATTGGCTTAGTGGTATTCAAAACCGAATTCATCCCTTGTGAATGAATATCAAAATCAACTAAATATTGTTTTGGTGCCAATACATATTTGTATTCTAAATACTCGTTAGCTCCTGATTTTAGTTTCATCGACAAAATCTGATTTGCACCTGACTTGGTTAAAGTAGGTTCAAAAAATAAATCTTTTGTATTTAAAACGCGGTTGTCTTTGGTTTGCAACTGAAGATTAAAACTGGCATTGTTGTCTTTTATCAATTCAACCAATTTACCTGAATCTTTGTTGAATCGTTCAAAATTTTTCAAAGTCGCTTCTACGATGTACCCTCCTTTGTTGGCTATTTTAAGCTTGATAAGGTCGTTTTCTAAAGTCGTAAAATCGTCTTTGGCTGAAGGTAAAGTTGCCGAGTAAGCGAAACTTCCTAAAGAGCCTTGTAGTTTTTGTATTTTAACCGAATCAGCAACGGTAGTATCGGTGATGGTTTTAGCCATTTCCTGTGTTGGTGTTGACACCGATTTGGCCTTGGCCTCTTTCTCTGTTTTAGCTTTTTCCTGTTGCTCTTTTAACTCGGTTTGTCTGTTGTTATACATCATCCACATGATGACAACGAAGATTAAACCAAAACCGATTATCGAATTAAAATCAAATTTCTTTTTTTCCATTATTTACTTATTTGTCATAAGTGACAACTCGAGGGCCATCACTCTATTTTTTATGTTTTACCATTGCGGCCACAAAGCTAACAAAAATAGGATGCGGATTAGCAACTGTACTCTTATATTCCGGATGGTATTGAACGCCGATGAAAAAAGGATGATTTTCCAACTCTACAATTTCTACCAAACCGGTATCCGGATTTATGCCCGATGCTTTTAAACCGGCACTTTCTAATTGTTTTTTATAGTCATTATTGTATTCATAACGGTGACGGTGACGCTCCTCAATTTGGGTTTTTCCATAAATTTGGTGCGCTAAAGTACCTTCCTTGATATCGCATTTCCAAGCCCCTAAACGCATCGTTCCTCCTTTATCCGTGATTGTTTTTTGATCTTCCATTAAGGAAATCACCGGGTTCTTGGTTTCTTCGTTCATCTCGGTTGAATTGGCTTCTTTCAAGCCTAACACTGTTCTTGAATACTCGATGACCGCCATTTGCATTCCCAAACAAATTCCGAAAAAAGGAATATTGTTTTCACGAGCATAGCGAACGGTTTCTATTTTACCTTCTATCCCTCGACCGCCAAATCCTGGTGCTACCAGTATTCCATCCAATCCTTGTAATTGTTCTGCAGCTGTAGCCTCATCAATATATTCAGAGTGAATGCTGACAACATTTACTTTCGTTTGATTGGCTGCACCGGCATGTATAAAAGCTTCTAAAATTGATTTATACGAATCTTGCAATTCTACATATTTTCCAACTAAACCAACATTGACCGTTTGTTTCGGATGTTTTAATCGATGTAAAAAAGTATTCCAAGTTTTTAAATCGGGTGCCGCTTTTTTGGGTAAATTTAATTTCTTTAACGCAACGATATCTAAACCTTCTTCCAACATTAAATTGGGTACTTCATATATTGTAGAAGCATCAATAGACTGAATAACCGCTTCGCGTTTTACGTTGCAGAACAAGGCTAATTTTTGACGCAATTCGTCTGACAGTTCATGTTCCGTTCGGCAAACTAAAATATCCGCTTTGATTCCGCTTTCCATCAAGGTTTTTACGGAGTGTTGCGTTGGTTTTGTTTTTAATTCTCCGGCAGCAGCCAAAAACGGAATTAAAGTTAAATGAATGACGATGCTATTCTCTTCTCCTAATTCCCAAACCAATTGACGCACCGATTCGATATAAGGCAACGATTCGATATCACCTACCGTTCCTCCGATTTCTGTTATTACGATGTCAAAATTGCCCGATTTCCCGAGCAACTGCATGCGTTCTTTAATTTCATTAGTAATGTGTGGCACCACCTGAACGGTTTTCCCAAGAAACTCCCCTCTTCTTTCTTTTTCAATAACGGAAAGATATACTCTTCCGGTAGTTACGTTATTGGCTTGCGAAGTTGGAACGTTCAAGAATCGCTCGTAATGTCCTAAATCCAAATCTGTTTCGGCACCGTCATCTGTTACGAAACACTCGCCGTGTTCATAAGGATTTAGTGTTCCGGGATCGACATTGATGTAAGGATCAAATTTCTGAATAGTCGTTCTGTAGCCTCTGCCTTGTAGCAATTTGGCCAAAGATGCAGCGATAATGCCTTTTCCCAAAGAAGAGGTCACACCGCCGGTAACAAAAATGTATTTTGTTTGTGTTTGATTCATTGTAGTTGTAGTTGTGTTGTGTATGGTTGTTGTAAAAAACGAGGCAAAAATACAATATTAAAGTCAATTTGAAGATGAGTAAATTTGAAAATTTGAAAATGATAAGTTAGGCTTAGTTAGACACCCTCTTCAAATCTTCAAATTGTTTAATTTTCAAATCAAATTGGTTTCGGGTATTGCTTTTTAATGTTACGTACCAACTGTTCCAACCCATTTAATTTGAGTTCGTAAACGAGTTGCAATTGCTCACCGAGTTGGCCTTTGGGAAACCCTTTATTGCTGTACCACACCACATAATATTCGGGTAAATCAATAAGATAATAGCCTTCGTATTTACCGAAGGGCATTTTAGTATGAGCGAGTTTGATGAGGAGTTGCTGTTGGGAGTTCAAGTTTATTTCCAATTGAAAACAATTACCCTTTTGATATCGGGATGCAAACTGTAATGCACCGGACAGGTCATACCCGTGCGTTCCAAAATAATCTTGGTCTTGTCATTAACATTTGCCAACATATGGAAGGTAACGTGGATTTCAGCTATACGTCTGGGTTCTGTCGCCATTACTTTGGTTACCTCCGCAGTAGAACCGGACAAATCCACTTCCATTTCGCGTGCTTTTATTCCCATAACGGTAAACATGCAACTGGCAAGACCATTGGCAACGGTATCCGTTGGTGAAAAGGCTTCCCCTTTTCCGTTATTATCCAGCGGAGCATCTGAAATGATTTCGCTGCCGGATTGTAAATGAATGGAAGACGTTCGTAAATCGCCTAAATAGGTAACTTTGGATGTTGCCATCATAATGCTTCTTTAATCGTTAAATCGGTGTCGTAATACAAGATATAAATTCCTTTGTTAGAATAACCGGCTGTGGCATTTAACACATAGTCAAATTTGTTTTCAATTTGCTCCGAAGGATTGCTTAATACCGTTTCTTCAAAAGGCTTATCCTGAGACAAACGCAGCAACGTATCAAACGTCACATCGAACCCTCTGATGGCGTATTGGTTTGGCAAAATCTTATTCAGCTTTTTATATTTGGCATCAAACTGGTTGGCTTCTACTGTTTCGTTTGGACGGGAAAGAGAGGGATACAATAGTTTCAGTTTTGTCAATCGGGTTAATGTTACTTCTTCAAAATCTAGAGTTTCATTCGGCTCCATAATTACCAATTGTACCTGATAGTCTTTTTGCGCATTGAGCATAGCCGTTGTTGTGGCCAAAATCATTCCGGTGCTTTCAGAAGCTATGACTACGTAGTTCAGTTTGTCTTTTTGAAATAAAGCCTTTAAACTATCCGCAACAAAGCCTCCCTTTTCGCTTAAACCAACGATTCGAACTCCTTTTTGCATTTCCTGAATGTATTGCTTTATGCTTCCTTTTTTAGGGTCGACAACCGCTATGATGTTTCCACCTTTGGCTCGCATGTAATTGAAAATAGAGCTACGCAACATATCATTGGACGGCATTGATTGATATAAGTTGGGAAACTTTCTCCCTACCTCTTTTGATAGTGGCGAAATAACCGGTGTTTTAGAAACCGTCAGCAAATCAGCCAGCTTTTCCGCATTAGATTGATAGAACGGTCCCACTATAGCGTCCATAGTAGTTAAGTTATTTTGTTCGATTAAGGCTGCTACATTGGAACTGCTTTTGGTTTCCTGCGAATCCAATATTTTAATATCAATATTCAATCCTAATACCTTGGCAGAATCAATGGCCATCAAAGCCCCTGAATAAAAATCTAAAGTAAGATTCAGGAACTTGTCTTTTTTCAAACGCGCCTGAGTGGTGTTAACCGTGTCACTTTCAATCTTGCTGATATTAAATGGAAAAAGTAATGCGAGTTGTTTCCTCGCATTAGTGTTGATCTTTTTCATCAAATTTCCTTGTCCTTGTTCTTTAGCCGGGACGGGGACTTCTTTTTTGGAAATAATGGGAACTCTCAGAATCATACCGGTTTTTACACCTCTTTTTAATTCGGGGTTGAGTTCTAACAATTCGCTTTCTGACATACCATAATCGGTAGCGATGCTTGAAATAGTTTCGTTAGGTTTTACCACATATTCCTGTAAATATTTTTTACCACTTGAGGTTGGCGTAACTTCTTTTTGCTTGATACCCGAAACCGTTGGCGTTTCTGCATGAGCCGCCGGTAAGGGTGTGGTACCCGAAACCACTAGTTTCATTCCGATTGGGAAGCTGGTCAAAATTTGCGGATTTAGTTGCTCTAACTCCTCTATGGTCATTCCGTATCGTTTAGAAATCCCGTATTTAGTTTCTTTTGGTTCAATGATATGAATAGTCGTTTCGCCTTTCGGACTTGCTTTTGGTTCTTCTTTTACAACCGGTTTTGGTGTTTCCTTAACAGGTTCTTTGGTTACAACCGGTGCTGAAACTACTGCAGTTGCTATACCGGTAGACGCCGGTATTTTGATATTTTGACCTATTTTCAAACCATTATTCAACAAATCACCATTGGCAGCTTTTATCTCATCAATAGTAACATTGTATTGTTTTGAGATGCTGTATAAGGTTTCTTTAGGTTGAACCAAGTGCGTTGTTGGCGGATTCCCTTTGGGTTGTGTTACCGATGCTGTAGTTGCTATAACACTAGTAGGCGGAATCAACAATACGCTATTTAACTGAATACCGTTTTGAGAATCAGGATTGAGTTTGTAAATATCAAAAGGGTTACCTTGTATTTCTGTGCAATGATGTTAACAGTTTCTCCTTTACTAACCGTGTGCTTGATGTATTTTTCTTGCTTGGCCGAAACGGTCAAAACAAATGAAAATACGGTTAGAAGTATTGAAAAAAGAATGCGGTTTTTCATGTACTAATTATTTTATTTATGGCTAAAATTAACAAATCTTTTTTATTTCAAAGCAAATAACCGATTTTTTTTAACCGTTTGTCGAGAAAGTGAGTATTACTCCCACTCTATCGTGGCCGGTGGTTTTGAACTGATGTCATAAACAACGCGGTTTACTCCTTTAACTTTATTGATGATTTCGTTAGAGATTTTCATTAAAAAATCATAGGGCAAATGCACCCAATCCGCTGTCATTCCGTCGGTTGACTCAACGGCACGAAGGGCTACTACTTTTTCATAAGTTCGTTCATCGCCCATTACTCCGACACTATTTACCGGAAGTAAAATGGCTCCGGCTTGCCAAACTTTATCGTATAAGCCGTGTTCTTTTAAACCGTTGATAAAAACGGCGTCAACTTCTTGAAGGATTCTGACCTTCTCCGGTGTGATGGCGCCTAATATTCTTATGGACAAACCGGGTCCGGGGAAAGGATGTCTGCCTAAAAGTTCGTCATCAATACCTAATGTTTTGCCTACGCGACGCACTTCATCTTTGAAAAGCATACGCAAAGGTTCAACGATTTGGAGTTTCATATAATCGGGTAAGCCTCCTACGTTGTGGTGTGACTTGATGGTGGCTGAGGGCCTTTGACTGAAACGGATTCGATTACATCCGGATAAATGGTGCCTTGAGCCAGCCATTTTACATTCTCAATATGGTGTGCTTCGTCATCAAAGACTTCGATGAAGACACGGCCAATAGCTTTCCGCTTAGCTTCCGGGTCTTCGATACCGTCAAGAGCTGATAGAAAACGTTCTGAAGCATCTACTCCTTTTACGTTTAAGCCCATGTCTTTGTATTGGTGCAGTACATTTTCGAATTCATTTTTGCGCAGCAGACCGTTATTGACAAAGATGCAATAGAGGTTTTTACCAATGGCTTTGTGCAGTAAAACAGCAGCTACTGTTGAATCTACTCCGCCTGATAGACCTAGCACTACTCTATCCTCTTTTACTTTTTCCTTTAGTTCTTTTACGCAATCATCAACAAAAGCGTTGGGTGTGAAGTTTTGCGGCACTTGGGCAATCTTGACTAAGAAGTTTTCGAGGATTTGTTTGCCGTCAGTAGAGTGATATACTTCGGGGTGAAACTGAATGGCATAAGTGGTTTCGCCTTGTATGCGATAAGCGGCATTGGCTACGTCTTTGGTACTGGCAATCAACACGCCATTGGTAGGCAGTTGTTTGATGGTATCGCTGTGGCTCATCCAAACTTGAGAATTCAGGGCTACTTCATCCATAAAATTTTCGTCGTCTTTGATGAACGACAAGTTGGCTCTACCGTATTCGCGGATGTTGCTTGGGGCTACTTCGCCACCATTGAAGTGGGCTAAATATTGGGCACCATAACAAACGGCGAGCAAAGGGAGTTTGCCACGAATTTGGGATAAATCAGGATGAGGAGCATCTTCGGCTCTTACGGAATAAGGGCTACCGGAAAGGATAACCGCTTTGTAGGGTGATAAATCATTGGGAAAATGATTAAAAGGGAAGATTTCGCAGAAGATATTCAATTCCCTTACGCGGCGTGCAATTAGTTGTGTGTATTGCGAGCCGAAATCTAAAATAAGTACGTTGTGTTGCATGTGCAAAAGTACTATTCTCCTTTGAAAAATAAAAACCCAATCCCCGAATATAAAAATAAAATAAAATAACACCAACCCCAACAACACCCCAACCAAACAAAAACACCCGACAACGCATAGCCGCTGTCGGGTGTCATTTCTATTCAAAAAAAGTAATTACTCTTTAATTATCTTTTCAGTCATGACGCCATTCGCCGTCGTCACTTTCAGGAAATAAATCCCGTTAGCATACCCCGATAAGGCCAAAGTATCCTGCAGCCCATTGCTGAGTTGCGTCAACAACTGCCGCCCGTTTACATCAAATAACTGCAGCGAACGCAACAACTGCTTACTGCTCACAAGGACACTATGCGTGGCCGGGTTCGGAGATAAAGTCACCCCCGCAGCAAGCGACTGCTCCGGTACCCCCAGCACCTGAAACGTCGTTGTCGCCGTGTTGGTAACTATCGGAAAATTATAATCAAAATAAATCGAAGCAGTATTCATAACGGCATCCCCCGCCGTCAACGTACTCTTGGTTTTAATTTTAAAAATAACACTGCCGTCATTAACGGAATCCGCTGTACCCAAATTGATGTAGTCAAACAAAAACGTAACCGTATTACCTTCAATACGAGTAACCATCGGATGGGAATTATACAACACCTGCAACGATTGAATATCAAAACGGGTAGTGTCAATGACATCCTTTACCACCACAAACGTAGCCGGCGCCGTACCGGTGTTTTCAAAATGAATGTCATAATGCAAATAATCCCCTGTTTTCGTCACCGATACCTGATCTCCCTCCAAACAAATCTTGCCGTTAGGATCATACGACCCTTCTATGACTTGTCTGAAATCAAAAACATTATCCGCCGGAGTAGCATCACCAACCAATGGATGCACTTCCGCATGAAACTGCAATACGTCTCCAATAATAGCCGGCGGAGTATCCGTGGGCGAATTAACATTAAAAATCACGATAAAACTTCTGCTCTCAAAAGGAAACAAGTTGGCAAAATTCCATTGCAACAACCCGCTGCTTTGGATATCCGGTGCCGGAGTAGCTGGCACATAATCCAACAACCCATCATCATACCCCAACGATACATCACCCGAAAGTATTTGATTCCCCTTGTTTTTATAGGTTACCAAATAGTAAGCATCAAACCCCGGACGCGCTGGCTTGTTCATAGCCGGTGATACGACAACTTCCAAATCCGGATGAACCCCATTGGCAGCAATACAAAAATTCTGTATCTGAGCATTGCTGTTCAGAAAGGGAAAAGTAACATTGGTAGAAGGCGGAGTTACCGTGAACCAACTCGGATTCTCCAATTGAGTCGTTACCGTATAAGCACCCGTACTGGCAAATAAGCGGTAACTACCATCCGTGTTGGGATATACCCCACTACTGTCGTTAGGCCCCGTCAAATCAATACGAATACAATTCGGAAACAAAGGGTCTGCAGCATCACAACCATTATTGTTATAATCAAAAACAACCTCCCCAAAAAGACTGTTGTAATTCCCACCCGGTGTAAAAGAACAATACGAACTCACCACCGTAGTAGGGTTGGCCGCCGCCTGAATACTGGCTATCTGGAGCTCATCAGCACAGATGTAATTCAAATCCGGATTGCCCGAGATATTCAACACTTCATCTATCCCGTTCTTTATATATAAAGTACCCAGCGCATTCCAACTGCAATCCAAATTCGCAAGATAGGGATACTGGTTCAAATCAAGGGTACTGATTTGGTTGTGCTGAATATACAATTGCTGCAACAAAGGGTTTTGCGACAAATCAATCGTAGTCAATGAACAGTTATTACAAGCCAATACCGTAAGCTGGGTATTATGGGATACATCCAACCACCCAATAGGATTAGGCCCACATAATAATTTACCCAACCATATATTAGCGCTAACATCGAGAGTCGTAATCGCATTATCACCACAATCCAAATAACTCAAATAAGGATTATGAGAAACATCCAAAGCGGTCAATTGATTGTACGAACATTGCAAATGACCTAAATTCGGAAGATGGGTAACATCCAAAGAGGTCAAGGCGTTTTGAAAACAAGCCAAACTGGCAATATGCGTATTGTGTGTCACATCCAGCGAAGTAATACCATTATGAACACAGTTTAAGGTAAAAAGGTTTACATTGTGAGTAACATCCAGTGCCGCTATGTAATTATTGGCACAATTTAAAGTTACCAGATTGGGATTATTCGCTACATTCAATGCCATCAAATAATTAGCTTCACACTCCAACCGCTCCAACAACAAATTTTGTGAAACATCCAAAGTACCCAAAAAACAACCGGTACATAATAGTTTTTTAAGCTGGGTATTCTGACTGACATTCAAAAAGCTCAAATGATTCAAACTACACTTAAAAAACTCCAAATTAGCAAACGAAGCAATCCCGGTAACATCCGCAATATTGGCATTATCCACAAACAACTCCTTTATCTGTAACGCCTCACTCACCTGAATCTGCCCGTCATTGTTCGCATCAATGGCAATATAGTTGCCGGCCAAATTCATAGCGATCGGATTAGTCGGACTGGCCGATAATAATTTCGCTTTAAAATTGGCATCCGGTATAGTCACTACTTGTGCTCCGGCCATACCAAATACTAACAATAACAATAAGTACATTTTTTCATAAGTTACTTTAATAAAGTGAAAAATAAGTGTTTACCAATAGAATGGCATCTAAGTTATAAAAAAATACTGAATAATTTTCTGAAAGTAGTTTTAAACGTTTCCAACATCGCTATCGCTTGTTCAAAATCCACTCCTATTGGCACTCAAAGACCCTAAAAGCATAAACACCAACACGATTCTTACAAAAAATAGCACCACATCAATCCCCTCCTACAAACCACCTCAAAAACACCATTCCGTCAATCCCTCTAAAATCAAGGACTCCAGCTCTTCCTACAAACCCTCAAACACTAACCCCTTTATATAGAGTTTACATAAAGGTTATACAAAGCTTATATTCCCCTTATACCCACCTTATACTCCCTTTACACTTCCCTTATAAACCCTCGCCCACACCCCATCACTCCATAAAAAAACCCGAAGGATGCTGTATCCTTCGGGTAGTTATATCTTGTAAGAAGCGTACCGTTTCCTATTTAAAAGCATTCAATCCGGGAAAGTAAGCCGTGTCTCCCAATTCCTCCTCTATACGCAACAACTGATTGTATTTTGCCATACGGTCTGAACGCGAAGCCGAACCGGTTTTGATTTGACCACAATTTAAAGCTACGGCTAAGTCAGCAATGGTGTTGTCTTCGGTTTCACCTGAACGGTGCGACATTACTGAAGTGTAGCCGGCATTGTGTGCCATGTTTACGGCAGCGATAGTCTCGGTTAAGGTTCCGATTTGGTTTACTTTTACCAAGATGGAATTAGCGATTCCTTTTTCGATACCGGTAGACAATCTTTCTACGTTGGTTACAAATAAATCGTCGCCTACTAATTGGGTTTTGTTTCCGATTAATTCGGTCAAGTATGCCCAGCCTTCCCAGTCGTCTTCGTACATACCGTCTTCGATAGATATGATTGGGTAATTGGCTGCTAATGACGCTAAATATTCAGCTTGTTCTTTGGAAGTTCTTACTTTTCCGGTAGCGCCTTCAAATTTAGTGTAATCGTATTTTCCGTCTACATAAAACTCAGAAGCGGCACAATCTAAAGCAATCATTACTTCGTCACCGAATTTGTAGCCCGCATTTTCTACTGCTTTTTTGATAGTATCTAAAGCATCTTCAGTACCTCCTGCTAAGTTTGGAGCAAAACCACCTTCATCACCAACGGCTGTTGAAAGGTTTCTGTCGTGCAATACTTTTTTCAGGTTGTGGAAAATCTCTGTTCCCATTTGCATAGCGTGGGTAAAGTTTTTGGCTTTTACCGGCATAATCATAAACTCTTGGAATGCGATTGGAGCATCAGAGTGTGACCCTCCGTTGATGATGTTCATCATAGGTACCGGTAAGGTATTGGCAGAAACCCCACCTACGTATCGGTATAATGGCAACCCTAATTCGTTAGCTGCTGCTTTAGCCACCGCCAAAGAAACGCCTAAAATAGCGTTAGCACCCAAATTGGATTTGTTAGGCGTAGCGTCTAATTCAATCATTAATTGGTCGATGTGATTTTGTTCAAATACTGACACGCCCATTAATTCGGGAGCTATAGTTTGATTTACATTCTTAACCGCTTTCGAAACGCCTTTGCCCATGTAGGCTTTTCCGCCATCACGCAATTCAACCGCTTCGTGTTCGCCGGTTGAAGCACCACTGGGTACAGCGGCACGACCTAATACGCCGTTTTCGGTTACTACATCTACTTCTATGGTTGGATTTCC
Above is a genomic segment from Flavobacterium phycosphaerae containing:
- the yidC gene encoding membrane protein insertase YidC, giving the protein MEKKKFDFNSIIGFGLIFVVIMWMMYNNRQTELKEQQEKAKTEKEAKAKSVSTPTQEMAKTITDTTVADSVKIQKLQGSLGSFAYSATLPSAKDDFTTLENDLIKLKIANKGGYIVEATLKNFERFNKDSGKLVELIKDNNASFNLQLQTKDNRVLNTKDLFFEPTLTKSGANQILSMKLKSGANEYLEYKYVLAPKQYLVDFDIHSQGMNSVLNTTKPIDLQWDMKTYRNEKSITYENRYADIRYEYEEGKDNYVGQGKDKEETPEKVTFVAFKQHFFSTILATKTPFATSKLHSNNLVNDEKIDTTYTKQFRANLPLIATNGELDYKMNWYFGPTDYKTLKECDRGFDKIIPLGWGIFGWINKFIFIPLFGFLSSFMGLGIAIIIFTILIKVAMSPITFKSFLSQAKMKVLRPEIMEIGEKFKKDPMKKQQETMKLYNKAGVNPMAGCIPALIQIPFMYASFQFFPSAFELRQKSFLWANDLSSFDQIAKLPFHIPLYGDHISLFPILAAIAIFFYMKMTSGDQAMAQPPQDGMPDMGKIMKIMIYVSPVMMLIFFNSYGSGLSLYNFISNLITIGIMIVIKKYFIDSDKIHAQIQENKTKPKAEGKFQKKMREMMEQAEAQKQLQNKKK
- a CDS encoding CTP synthase; protein product: MNQTQTKYIFVTGGVTSSLGKGIIAASLAKLLQGRGYRTTIQKFDPYINVDPGTLNPYEHGECFVTDDGAETDLDLGHYERFLNVPTSQANNVTTGRVYLSVIEKERRGEFLGKTVQVVPHITNEIKERMQLLGKSGNFDIVITEIGGTVGDIESLPYIESVRQLVWELGEENSIVIHLTLIPFLAAAGELKTKPTQHSVKTLMESGIKADILVCRTEHELSDELRQKLALFCNVKREAVIQSIDASTIYEVPNLMLEEGLDIVALKKLNLPKKAAPDLKTWNTFLHRLKHPKQTVNVGLVGKYVELQDSYKSILEAFIHAGAANQTKVNVVSIHSEYIDEATAAEQLQGLDGILVAPGFGGRGIEGKIETVRYARENNIPFFGICLGMQMAVIEYSRTVLGLKEANSTEMNEETKNPVISLMEDQKTITDKGGTMRLGAWKCDIKEGTLAHQIYGKTQIEERHRHRYEYNNDYKKQLESAGLKASGINPDTGLVEIVELENHPFFIGVQYHPEYKSTVANPHPIFVSFVAAMVKHKK
- a CDS encoding DUF3820 family protein, translated to MNSQQQLLIKLAHTKMPFGKYEGYYLIDLPEYYVVWYSNKGFPKGQLGEQLQLVYELKLNGLEQLVRNIKKQYPKPI
- a CDS encoding OsmC family protein; amino-acid sequence: MATSKVTYLGDLRTSSIHLQSGSEIISDAPLDNNGKGEAFSPTDTVANGLASCMFTVMGIKAREMEVDLSGSTAEVTKVMATEPRRIAEIHVTFHMLANVNDKTKIILERTGMTCPVHYSLHPDIKRVIVFNWK
- a CDS encoding amino acid ABC transporter substrate-binding protein, whose translation is MIPPTSVIATTASVTQPKGNPPTTHLVQPKETLYSISKQYNVTIDEIKAANGDLLNNGLKIGQNIKIPASTGIATAVVSAPVVTKEPVKETPKPVVKEEPKASPKGETTIHIIEPKETKYGISKRYGMTIEELEQLNPQILTSFPIGMKLVVSGTTPLPAAHAETPTVSGIKQKEVTPTSSGKKYLQEYVVKPNETISSIATDYGMSESELLELNPELKRGVKTGMILRVPIISKKEVPVPAKEQGQGNLMKKINTNARKQLALLFPFNISKIESDTVNTTQARLKKDKFLNLTLDFYSGALMAIDSAKVLGLNIDIKILDSQETKSSSNVAALIEQNNLTTMDAIVGPFYQSNAEKLADLLTVSKTPVISPLSKEVGRKFPNLYQSMPSNDMLRSSIFNYMRAKGGNIIAVVDPKKGSIKQYIQEMQKGVRIVGLSEKGGFVADSLKALFQKDKLNYVVIASESTGMILATTTAMLNAQKDYQVQLVIMEPNETLDFEEVTLTRLTKLKLLYPSLSRPNETVEANQFDAKYKKLNKILPNQYAIRGFDVTFDTLLRLSQDKPFEETVLSNPSEQIENKFDYVLNATAGYSNKGIYILYYDTDLTIKEAL
- a CDS encoding T9SS type A sorting domain-containing protein, whose amino-acid sequence is MYLLLLLVFGMAGAQVVTIPDANFKAKLLSASPTNPIAMNLAGNYIAIDANNDGQIQVSEALQIKELFVDNANIADVTGIASFANLEFFKCSLNHLSFLNVSQNTQLKKLLCTGCFLGTLDVSQNLLLERLECEANYLMALNVANNPNLVTLNCANNYIAALDVTHNVNLFTLNCVHNGITSLDVTHNTHIASLACFQNALTSLDVTHLPNLGHLQCSYNQLTALDVSHNPYLSYLDCGDNAITTLDVSANIWLGKLLCGPNPIGWLDVSHNTQLTVLACNNCSLTTIDLSQNPLLQQLYIQHNQISTLDLNQYPYLANLDCSWNALGTLYIKNGIDEVLNISGNPDLNYICADELQIASIQAAANPTTVVSSYCSFTPGGNYNSLFGEVVFDYNNNGCDAADPLFPNCIRIDLTGPNDSSGVYPNTDGSYRLFASTGAYTVTTQLENPSWFTVTPPSTNVTFPFLNSNAQIQNFCIAANGVHPDLEVVVSPAMNKPARPGFDAYYLVTYKNKGNQILSGDVSLGYDDGLLDYVPATPAPDIQSSGLLQWNFANLFPFESRSFIVIFNVNSPTDTPPAIIGDVLQFHAEVHPLVGDATPADNVFDFRQVIEGSYDPNGKICLEGDQVSVTKTGDYLHYDIHFENTGTAPATFVVVKDVIDTTRFDIQSLQVLYNSHPMVTRIEGNTVTFLFDYINLGTADSVNDGSVIFKIKTKSTLTAGDAVMNTASIYFDYNFPIVTNTATTTFQVLGVPEQSLAAGVTLSPNPATHSVLVSSKQLLRSLQLFDVNGRQLLTQLSNGLQDTLALSGYANGIYFLKVTTANGVMTEKIIKE
- the eno gene encoding phosphopyruvate hydratase; this encodes MSIIIKVHARQILDSRGNPTIEVDVVTENGVLGRAAVPSGASTGEHEAVELRDGGKAYMGKGVSKAVKNVNQTIAPELMGVSVFEQNHIDQLMIELDATPNKSNLGANAILGVSLAVAKAAANELGLPLYRYVGGVSANTLPVPMMNIINGGSHSDAPIAFQEFMIMPVKAKNFTHAMQMGTEIFHNLKKVLHDRNLSTAVGDEGGFAPNLAGGTEDALDTIKKAVENAGYKFGDEVMIALDCAASEFYVDGKYDYTKFEGATGKVRTSKEQAEYLASLAANYPIISIEDGMYEDDWEGWAYLTELIGNKTQLVGDDLFVTNVERLSTGIEKGIANSILVKVNQIGTLTETIAAVNMAHNAGYTSVMSHRSGETEDNTIADLAVALNCGQIKTGSASRSDRMAKYNQLLRIEEELGDTAYFPGLNAFK